From the genome of Miscanthus floridulus cultivar M001 chromosome 10, ASM1932011v1, whole genome shotgun sequence, one region includes:
- the LOC136489223 gene encoding putative cyclin-dependent kinase F-2, whose translation MALDVIVHRKRPAPSRAKKAGKKQRRRRRYYKMPSEEYYYEFRFDDDIGDDMVEVSYEFDFDSIDRYEMLEEFGPSDSDPAVAEARDRSTGETVAVKRVRPSQGDGGAASLCAVVREARCLDACLGHSSTLQLRGVAADDKTGDLFIVTEQLLGSGCGGASTLRSRLTRPFSEAETRALMRQLLGAAEKMHGAGVTHRDINPDNIVVGAGGVLKVCGFRCAITPAERFLGEPHPPLGALRYCSPHQLNGLRCYCPAEDVWALGCVMAELLAGEPLFTADAQEDLLDETVDLRDEIVNFGADAFDGVLEEVSLAGRELLAGLLAFDASERPTAADALKHRWFAENDVAKAKSRVVRAYKQR comes from the coding sequence ATGGCGTTGGATGTGATCGTGCATCGTAAGCGCCCGGCACCCAGCCGTGCGAAGAAGGCCGGCAAGAAGCAGAGACGACGACGACGCTACTACAAGATGCCGTCGGAGGAGTACTACTACGAGTTCAGGTTCGACGACGACATCGGCGACGACATGGTGGAGGTGAGCTACGAGTTCGACTTCGACAGCATCGACCGCTACGAGATGCTGGAGGAGTTCGGGccgtccgactccgaccccgccgTCGCCGAGGCGCGGGACCGGTCCACGGGCGAGACGGTCGCCGTCAAGCGGGTGCGCCCCAGCCagggcgacggcggcgcggcgagcctCTGCGCGGTCGTGCGCGAGGCCAGGTGCCTGGACGCCTGCCTCGGCCACTCCTCCACCCTGCAGCTCAGGGGCGTGGCCGCGGACGACAAGACCGGGGACCTGTTCATCGTCACGGAGCAGCTCCTCGGCAGCGGCTGCGGCGGTGCCAGCACGCTCCGTAGCCGGCTCACGCGGCCGTTCTCCGAGGCCGAGACGCGGGCGCTCATGAGGCAGCTCCTGGGCGCGGCCGAGAAGATGCACGGCGCCGGGGTCACCCACCGCGACATCAACCCGGACAACATCGTCGTCGGCGCCGGCGGCGTGCTCAAGGTCTGCGGGTTCCGGTGCGCGATCACGCCCGCGGAGAGGTTCCTCGGGGAGCCGCACCCGCCCTTGGGCGCGCTGCGGTACTGCTCGCCGCACCAGCTGAACGGCCTCCGTTGCTACTGCCCGGCGGAGGACGTCTGGGCGCTCGGGTGCGTCATGGCCGAGCTCCTCGCCGGCGAGCCCCTGTTCACGGCGGATGCCCAGGAGGACTTGCTCGATGAGACGGTCGACCTGAGAGACGAGATCGTCAACTTTGGGGCCGATGCATTCGACGGCGTGCTGGAGGAGGTGTCGCTCGCCGGCCGTGAGCTGCTTGCTGGCCTGCTGGCCTTCGATGCCTCGGAGAGGCCCACCGCCGCTGACGCTCTCAAACACCGCTGGTTCGCCGAGAACGACGTCGCCAAAGCAAAGTCTCGAGTTGTGCGTGCCTATAAGCAACGATAG